In Halobacterium noricense, the genomic stretch GGATGAGGTCTTTCGCGGCCGCTTCGGCGTCGGCGAGCGCGCTGGAGTCCTCGGGGTCGACTTCGACCGCGTCGAACAGCTCGTCGTCGATGTTCGCGTCCTCGATGAACGTGCGGTACGTCCCCGCGGTCACGACGAACCCCGGGGGGACGGGGAGCCCGGCGTCCGTGAGTTCGCCGAGCGACGCGCCCTTGCCGCCGACACTGTCGATGTCGTCGGCCCGTACGTCTTCCAGCCATCGAACAGCCATTGACAGGTAGATACACCAGAACTGCTCATAAGAAGGTTGCGAACCCCTCATACGCAATAATTGCAAACTCGGTTCCGAGTACTGATTGTCCGTTCGCAGCCCGGTCGCCACCGGTGCGCTCTCGTCGCAGCCGCCAGCGGAGGATTTTAGCCAGCGGCTCGTCACCACTCGGGCATGGACGCGAAACGCGCAGCCGTTCACGCCGGCAAGTACTTCCTGTTCACGTCCGCGTTCGCGGTCGTCGGCCTCGCGCTGGTCGGCGGCGGCGTCGCGCTCGGCGGGCTCGAAGCGTGGGACATCCTCTCGGCGGACTCCTCGGCGACGGGGCAAGCGCTGACGGCCGCCGCGCCCGGCATCGCGCTCGCCGTCGCGGGCCTGCTCGTCTACCGCTTCGGGAAGGCGTGGTCGCTGTACAAGACGCTCACCGCCGCCAACGAGGACGCGCTCTCGGACACCTTCGACACCCAGCGCGTGAAAAGCGACATCGTGAGCGTGCTCGACGACCGGCTCGCGGACATGCAGAACGACCTCCAGTCGGTGAACCGCGAACTCCGCAAACTCAAGGAGGACGACGCGTTCGACTTCGGCGACGCGCCGAACTCGAAGGACTAGGCTTCGAGGATGTCGTCGGTCTCGGCCGGCGGCACCTGTAGCTTCCCGTCGAGCGTCTCGACGGCCGTCCCGCCGACTTTCGGCGCGCCGCCATCCTGCACCCGCACTCGGACGCGGCCCGGCCGGTCGACGAAGTGCCCTTGCTCGAAGCCCATCTCGTCGGCGACATCGCCGCCGAACGCCGCGTAGTGTTCGAGGTACGCCCCCGTCGCGCCGCTCGCCGTTCCAGTCACGGGGTCCTCGTCGACGCCCGCGCCCGGCACCCACGCACGCCCGTGGAGCGTCGACTCGCCGGCCAGCGCATCGAACGAGAACGCGTACACGCCGGCCGCGCCCACCTCGTCGGCGAGCGCCTCGACTGCGTCGAAGTTCGGACTGGCGTCGCCAAGGTCCGAGAGGTACGTCACGGGCGCGACGAGGAACGGCAGCCCCGTCGAAGCCACCGCCAGCGGCAGGTCGTCGCTGGCGCCTCGTAGTGCTTCCTCGTCCAGCCCCGTCGCAGCCGCGACGCGCTCGTAGGTCACGTCCACTTCCCGAATCTCGCGCGGATTCTGCGTCATCCACACCGTCCCGTCGTCCTCGACTTCGATATCGAGCACGCCGACGTTCGTCTCAAGCGTGTGCTCGCCTGCCTCGATGGCGCCGTCCGCGAACAGGTGCGCGTGCGTCGCGATGGTCGCGTGCCCGCAGAGGTCGACCTCGGTCGTCGGCGTGAAGTACCGAATCCGGCGGTCGGCGTCGCCACTCTCGCGGACGAACGCCGTCTCGCTCGCGCCGAGTTCGGCGGCGATGGCCTGCATCTGGCCGTCGGTCAACTCGTCGGCATCCGGCACCACGCCAGCCGCGTTCCCCGCGCACGGCTCGTCGGTGAACGCGTCCACGAGAAGCGCTCGCGCTCCCATTTTGGTCGGCATACTAGTTGGAAGAGCTGATTATCTAATAGAACTGTCGTCGGGAGGTTTCAAAAGAAGTGACGCCCTTTAGGGTTCAGCTGTAAGTGGATTTTGGCAGTAGCGGGAGGATTGTGGGGGGGTCTTCAATCGTTCTAACGTTCTTCTGTAACCTCCTCCGAAACCGCTATTATTGTGCGGTTTTTAACTACTGCCCGCAGTAGACATTTGTCTGCCTGTGCTTGCGTGCCGGCTGAGCCGATCTTGGGTCGGCATCGCCGGCAATTTAATCTTGTTGCATTAGCCACCCCTTTCCATTTCTACCTTTTGCCTGTCACATAGTAAAGCTTTCCCCCCACACAAAGAATTTCACTGGGTGAATTCAGAAACGCTTCCCTTCTAAGCGCTAGTGGGTACTTTCTATCCTCTAACCCATCCACTTTACGAGGTCCGTCACGACCGCCTCGGCGACGTTCCCGGGCTCGAAGTACTCGTTCGGGTTCGGGTCGCCCACGCCGGCTACGAACAGGTGGTTCAGGTCGTCGTACAGCGCCGTGTGGCTCTCGCCGAGCGCGTCCTGCCACGCGGGGAAGTCCGCGGTCGGGCTCACCTGGTAGTCGCGGCCGCCCTGTAGCGCGTACACCTCGCTGTCCAATTCCGTCGCGGTCGCCACCGGGTCGTACTCCGCGACCGCGCGCCAGAACGCCGCGCTCCACGCGAGGCCGCCGCTCTCGTAGTTCCCGTTCGCGAGTCGTTCGGCGGTCGACTCCGCGTCCTCGATGCGCGAGCGTTCGGCGTCGGTCACCGTGTCGTCGAGGTTCGCGAGGTAGCGCAGTTGGTCGGGGACGAGTTCGTACAGCGGGCGTGACGGCGCGGCGAGCAGGAGCGCGGCCGCGTTGCCGTCCCGCTCGGCGATGCGGGGTGCTGCGTACCCGCCGAGGCTGTGCCCGACGACCGCGGAACTGCCCACGTCGGTCTCCGCGCGCAAGCGGTCGAGCGCGGTCA encodes the following:
- a CDS encoding PhzF family phenazine biosynthesis protein, encoding MPTKMGARALLVDAFTDEPCAGNAAGVVPDADELTDGQMQAIAAELGASETAFVRESGDADRRIRYFTPTTEVDLCGHATIATHAHLFADGAIEAGEHTLETNVGVLDIEVEDDGTVWMTQNPREIREVDVTYERVAAATGLDEEALRGASDDLPLAVASTGLPFLVAPVTYLSDLGDASPNFDAVEALADEVGAAGVYAFSFDALAGESTLHGRAWVPGAGVDEDPVTGTASGATGAYLEHYAAFGGDVADEMGFEQGHFVDRPGRVRVRVQDGGAPKVGGTAVETLDGKLQVPPAETDDILEA